The Streptomyces laurentii genome contains a region encoding:
- a CDS encoding integral membrane protein (Fusaric acid resistance protein-like; pfam13515;~identified by MetaGeneAnnotator; putative;~integral membrane protein [Streptomyces davawensis JCM4913]): protein MYGSGGGTTVMKKAVSACGGALRRMCVAPDPGRVRLRVATRAVVGIGLAVTLTGLAGFSLVASLTAGLAALLALFTVGDSTVRGQAVTTALLPLAGFPVLALAASLHDLPVPRDLSWLLVVFAGVYARRWGPRGHALGIFAFMQFFVTQFLHALPAQLPELYAAVLLALAAAGAVRFGVWCVERRVPPPAAPAPLPGTGLARPTTRQAFQATAACAVALVAGHLVSPERWYWAVATAWWIFVNTASRGETLVRGFRRVLGTVTGIVAGLLVALPVGGAPAPTAVLVAVCVFGLFYTAPLSYSWMMFFVTVLASLLYGLLGVLHPDLLLLRFEETAAGALGAAVGLVLLPVTTHAATNAWIQRAVACVHACTTAAARRLAGDPDADPAVHAAALDLLLARARLTLAPLVHPLSPLRARKARARRVLALLDDCAREIRGLAAVAADPDASHDARLAAAARRVEDAVHALVPVVAPRRPVAKAAGVPAHHPGAEAALAHLHGLERALVDLATPLRTAPSAPLIPAA, encoded by the coding sequence GTGTACGGAAGCGGGGGCGGAACGACCGTCATGAAGAAGGCAGTATCGGCCTGCGGCGGCGCGCTGCGCCGGATGTGCGTGGCACCCGACCCGGGCCGGGTGCGGCTGCGCGTGGCCACCCGCGCCGTCGTCGGCATCGGCCTGGCGGTCACGCTCACCGGACTGGCCGGGTTCTCCCTGGTGGCCTCCCTCACCGCGGGCCTCGCCGCGCTGCTCGCCCTGTTCACCGTGGGCGACTCCACCGTCCGCGGCCAGGCCGTCACCACCGCCCTGCTGCCGCTCGCCGGCTTCCCCGTGCTCGCCCTCGCGGCCTCGCTGCACGACCTGCCGGTCCCGCGCGACCTGTCCTGGCTGCTCGTCGTCTTCGCCGGCGTGTACGCGCGCCGCTGGGGACCGCGCGGCCACGCGCTCGGGATCTTCGCCTTCATGCAGTTCTTCGTCACCCAGTTCCTGCACGCGCTGCCCGCGCAGCTGCCGGAGCTGTACGCGGCCGTGCTCCTGGCGCTCGCCGCGGCCGGCGCCGTCCGCTTCGGCGTCTGGTGCGTCGAACGGCGCGTCCCGCCGCCCGCCGCGCCCGCGCCGCTGCCCGGCACCGGCCTCGCCCGGCCCACCACCCGGCAGGCGTTCCAGGCCACGGCCGCCTGTGCCGTGGCCCTCGTCGCCGGACACCTGGTGTCCCCCGAGCGCTGGTACTGGGCCGTGGCCACCGCCTGGTGGATCTTCGTCAACACCGCCTCGCGCGGCGAGACCCTGGTCCGCGGTTTCCGCCGGGTCCTCGGCACGGTCACCGGCATCGTCGCCGGACTGCTCGTCGCGCTCCCGGTCGGCGGCGCGCCCGCCCCGACGGCCGTCCTCGTCGCCGTGTGCGTCTTCGGCCTCTTCTACACCGCCCCGCTCTCGTACAGCTGGATGATGTTCTTCGTCACCGTCCTGGCCTCCCTCCTGTACGGGCTGCTCGGCGTCCTGCACCCGGACCTGCTGCTGCTCCGCTTCGAGGAGACCGCGGCCGGCGCGCTCGGCGCCGCCGTCGGCCTGGTCCTGCTGCCGGTGACCACCCACGCGGCCACCAACGCCTGGATCCAGCGCGCCGTCGCCTGTGTGCACGCCTGCACCACGGCCGCCGCCCGCCGGCTCGCGGGCGACCCGGACGCCGACCCGGCCGTCCACGCCGCCGCCCTCGACCTGTTGCTGGCCCGCGCCCGGCTCACCCTCGCCCCGCTGGTCCACCCGCTGAGCCCGCTGCGCGCCCGCAAGGCCCGGGCCCGCCGGGTGCTCGCCCTGCTCGACGACTGCGCCCGCGAGATCCGGGGCCTCGCCGCGGTCGCGGCCGACCCGGACGCCTCCCACGACGCCCGCCTCGCGGCCGCCGCCCGGCGCGTCGAGGACGCCGTCCACGCGCTCGTCCCGGTCGTCGCGCCGCGCCGCCCCGTCGCCAAGGCGGCCGGGGTGCCCGCGCACCACCCGGGCGCGGAGGCGGCCCTCGCCCACCTGCACGGCCTCGAACGCGCCCTCGTCGATCTGGCCACGCCGCTGCGCACCGCCCCGAGCGCCCCGCTGATCCCGGCCGCCTGA
- a CDS encoding uracil-DNA glycosylase (Family 1 of Uracil-DNA glycosylase (UDG) enzymes; cd10027;~UGI interface [polypeptide binding];~catalytic site [active];~identified by MetaGeneAnnotator; putative;~ligand binding site [chemical binding];~uracil-DNA glycosylase [Amycolatopsis mediterranei U32]), protein MAARPLNEIVEAGWAHALAPVAENIAAMGDFLRQEIAAGRTYLPSGANVLRAFQQPFDEVRVLIVGQDPYPTPGHAVGLSFSVAPDVRPVPPSLDNIFLEMHRDLGHPRPSNGDLTPWTRQGVLLLNRALTTAPRKPGAHRDKGWEAVTEQAIRALAARGKPLVSILWGRDARNLRPLLGDLPAIESSHPSPMSADRGFFGSRPFSRANDLLLRQGSQPVDWQLP, encoded by the coding sequence GTGGCAGCACGACCGTTGAACGAAATCGTCGAGGCCGGGTGGGCGCACGCGCTCGCGCCGGTGGCCGAAAACATCGCCGCGATGGGCGACTTCCTCCGGCAGGAGATCGCCGCGGGGCGTACCTACCTGCCGTCGGGGGCGAACGTCCTGCGGGCGTTCCAGCAGCCCTTCGACGAGGTGAGGGTCCTCATCGTCGGCCAGGACCCCTATCCCACGCCCGGGCACGCCGTGGGCCTGAGCTTCTCGGTGGCCCCGGACGTGCGTCCGGTGCCGCCGAGCCTGGACAACATCTTCCTGGAGATGCACCGCGACCTGGGCCATCCGCGGCCCTCGAACGGTGACCTGACGCCGTGGACCCGGCAGGGCGTCCTGCTTCTCAACAGGGCGCTCACCACGGCCCCGCGCAAGCCCGGCGCGCACCGCGACAAGGGCTGGGAAGCGGTCACCGAGCAGGCCATCCGGGCCCTCGCCGCGCGCGGCAAGCCGCTGGTGTCGATCCTGTGGGGCCGCGACGCCCGCAATCTGCGGCCACTGCTCGGCGACCTGCCAGCCATCGAGTCCTCGCACCCCTCGCCGATGTCGGCGGACCGCGGCTTCTTCGGCTCCCGGCCGTTCAGCCGCGCCAACGACCTGCTGCTCCGGCAGGGTTCCCAGCCGGTGGACTGGCAGTTGCCGTGA
- a CDS encoding hypothetical protein (Lactonase, 7-bladed beta-propeller; pfam10282;~identified by MetaGeneAnnotator; putative;~secreted protein [Streptomyces pristinaespiralis ATCC25486]) encodes MDGMRAERDGTEQGRAGGRDAGGTRAFIGSFTAAGGPGVLAATVAPGSGALTLTGASDAVADPSFLALDGDVLYAVSEADPGAVAVFGVTGPAPRPLGAPVPVDAAGPTHLALVGGFLLTANYTSGSVTSLARTADGRLGPVADQARHHGSGPVADRQRGPHAHQVLPDPTGRWVLAVDLGTDSVTVSVLDPATGALRPHGTTVLRPGTGPRHLAFHPAGTHAYVLNELEPTLTVCRWDAEAGVLTPLGETRVVPEDATGPDYPSEVVVAPDGRHLWAAVRGADTLAVLALETGGDTARLVASVPCGGRWPRDLALAPSGRHLYVANERSGDVTWFTVDAATGLPARAGSVPAPAASCVVFG; translated from the coding sequence GTGGACGGCATGCGGGCGGAGCGGGACGGTACGGAGCAGGGGCGGGCCGGCGGCCGGGATGCCGGGGGCACGCGGGCGTTCATCGGGTCGTTCACCGCGGCCGGCGGCCCCGGGGTGCTCGCCGCCACCGTCGCGCCGGGCAGCGGCGCCCTGACGCTCACCGGGGCGAGCGACGCCGTCGCCGACCCCTCGTTCCTCGCGCTCGACGGGGACGTGCTGTACGCCGTCTCCGAGGCCGACCCGGGCGCCGTGGCCGTCTTCGGCGTCACCGGCCCCGCGCCCCGGCCGCTCGGCGCCCCCGTCCCCGTCGACGCCGCCGGGCCCACCCACCTCGCGCTCGTGGGCGGCTTCCTGCTCACCGCGAACTACACCTCCGGCAGCGTCACCTCGCTCGCCCGCACCGCCGACGGCCGCCTCGGCCCGGTCGCCGACCAGGCGCGCCACCACGGCTCGGGCCCGGTCGCCGACCGGCAGCGGGGCCCGCACGCCCACCAGGTGCTGCCCGACCCCACCGGCCGCTGGGTGCTCGCCGTCGACCTCGGTACGGACTCCGTCACCGTGAGCGTCCTCGACCCCGCCACCGGCGCGCTGCGCCCGCACGGCACCACTGTCCTGCGCCCCGGCACCGGTCCCCGGCACCTCGCCTTCCATCCGGCCGGTACGCACGCGTACGTCCTGAACGAGCTGGAGCCCACGCTCACCGTCTGCCGCTGGGACGCCGAGGCCGGGGTCCTCACCCCGCTCGGCGAGACCCGAGTCGTCCCCGAGGACGCCACCGGGCCCGACTACCCCTCCGAGGTCGTCGTCGCCCCCGACGGCCGTCACCTGTGGGCCGCCGTCCGCGGCGCCGACACCCTCGCCGTCCTCGCCCTGGAGACCGGCGGCGACACCGCCCGGCTGGTCGCCTCCGTACCGTGCGGCGGCCGCTGGCCCCGCGACCTCGCGCTCGCGCCCTCCGGCCGGCACCTGTACGTGGCCAACGAGCGTTCCGGCGACGTCACCTGGTTCACCGTCGACGCCGCGACCGGCCTGCCCGCCCGCGCCGGATCGGTGCCCGCCCCCGCCGCCTCCTGCGTCGTCTTCGGCTGA
- a CDS encoding molybdenum ABC transporter periplasmic molybdate-binding protein (Bacterial extracellular solute-binding protein; cl17199;~Bacterial extracellular solute-binding protein; pfam13531;~KEGG: sgr:SGR_3500 putative ABC transporter substrate-binding protein; TIGRFAM: molybdenum ABC transporter, periplasmic molybdate-binding protein; PFAM: extracellular solute-binding protein family 1;~Signal predicted by SignalP 3.0 HMM (Signal peptide probability 1.000) with cleavage site probability 0.959 at residue 29;~identified by MetaGeneAnnotator; putative;~molybdenum ABC transporter periplasmic molybdate-binding protein [Streptomyces sp. SirexAA- E]) has product MSSLFSARPGRRALVAAVTAGLLLPLAACSGGGSDAGDGGKDGGDAAGGNRSVKMTVLAAASLTDVFKTAGAAYEKAHPGTKITFSFAGSQELVAQVAQGSPADVLVTADTASMDKVKADTETPSVIAKNRLVIATVPGNPHKVAALKDLADPKLKVVLAAPEVPAGKYSRKVLDAQKITVKPVSLEPSVRAVLSKVQLGEADAGLVYKSDAQSAAGKVDAVAIPDAQNAVAAYPAAALKQSPNAKDAAAFVAWLSTPEAQKILRDAGFQQP; this is encoded by the coding sequence ATGTCGTCCCTCTTCTCCGCGCGCCCCGGGCGCCGTGCCCTCGTCGCGGCCGTGACGGCCGGACTGCTGCTGCCGCTGGCGGCCTGCTCCGGCGGCGGTTCCGACGCGGGTGACGGCGGCAAGGACGGCGGTGACGCGGCCGGCGGGAACCGTTCGGTGAAGATGACGGTCCTCGCCGCGGCCTCCCTGACCGACGTCTTCAAGACCGCGGGCGCCGCCTACGAGAAGGCCCACCCCGGTACGAAGATCACCTTCTCCTTCGCGGGCTCGCAGGAACTGGTCGCGCAGGTCGCCCAGGGCTCGCCCGCCGATGTCCTGGTCACCGCCGACACGGCGAGCATGGACAAGGTCAAGGCGGACACCGAGACCCCGTCGGTCATCGCGAAGAACCGGCTCGTCATCGCCACGGTCCCGGGCAACCCGCACAAGGTCGCCGCCCTGAAGGACCTCGCCGACCCGAAGCTCAAGGTCGTCCTCGCCGCGCCCGAGGTGCCCGCCGGCAAGTACAGCCGGAAGGTCCTCGACGCCCAGAAGATCACCGTGAAGCCGGTGTCCCTGGAGCCGAGCGTGCGCGCCGTGCTCAGCAAGGTCCAGCTGGGCGAGGCCGACGCCGGCCTCGTCTACAAGAGCGACGCCCAGAGCGCGGCCGGCAAGGTCGACGCCGTCGCCATCCCCGACGCGCAGAACGCCGTCGCCGCCTACCCGGCCGCCGCCCTGAAGCAGTCGCCGAACGCCAAGGACGCCGCCGCGTTCGTGGCGTGGCTGAGCACCCCGGAGGCGCAGAAGATCCTCCGGGACGCCGGCTTCCAGCAGCCGTAG
- a CDS encoding N-acetylglucosamine kinase eukaryotic type (BadF/BadG/BcrA/BcrD ATPase family; cl17271;~N-acetylglucosamine kinase eukaryotic type [Streptomyces venezuelae ATCC10712];~identified by MetaGeneAnnotator; putative), translating into MTSPASPVPPAPPGRPGLVVGVDSGGSGLRIALAVRRDDSAETVETTASAEPVRTGAGGIDAGHLLERLIPAVDAMRRRAGDGPVEAVAVGAAGMATLGDRLRAELPEALARAWGVRRLALAADAVTAYAGALGQRPGAVVAGGTGLIALGTDLSGWRRADGWGHLLGDCGSGAWIGRAGLEAAMRAYDGRRGGSAALLAYAERRFGPAVGIPGVLYPRTDRPAVLASFAPDVAACAGADDPVATGILTRAARRIAEAAEAVCPAGTAAEVALTGGLFRMGAPLLGPLRADLETLLPQAREVPASGDPLTGAVTLAAALAADALRLPEDPLLLQLTR; encoded by the coding sequence GTGACGTCCCCGGCGTCCCCCGTCCCCCCGGCGCCGCCCGGCCGCCCCGGTCTCGTCGTCGGGGTCGACTCCGGCGGCTCCGGACTGCGGATCGCGCTCGCGGTCCGGCGGGACGACTCCGCCGAGACCGTGGAGACGACGGCCTCGGCGGAGCCGGTGCGCACCGGGGCGGGCGGGATCGACGCCGGACACCTGCTGGAACGGCTGATTCCGGCCGTCGACGCGATGCGGCGGCGGGCGGGTGACGGTCCGGTCGAGGCCGTCGCCGTCGGGGCGGCCGGCATGGCGACCCTCGGCGACCGGCTGCGGGCCGAACTGCCCGAGGCGCTCGCCCGGGCCTGGGGCGTGCGCCGGCTCGCGCTCGCGGCCGACGCCGTCACCGCGTACGCCGGGGCGCTCGGACAGCGGCCCGGCGCGGTGGTCGCCGGCGGCACCGGCCTCATCGCGCTCGGCACCGATCTGTCCGGCTGGCGCCGGGCCGACGGCTGGGGGCATCTGCTCGGCGACTGCGGCAGCGGCGCGTGGATCGGGCGGGCCGGACTCGAGGCCGCGATGCGCGCGTACGACGGCCGGCGCGGTGGTTCGGCCGCGCTGCTGGCGTACGCCGAGCGGCGGTTCGGCCCGGCGGTCGGGATCCCCGGAGTGCTCTACCCGCGTACGGACCGGCCCGCCGTCCTCGCCTCCTTCGCCCCGGACGTCGCGGCCTGCGCCGGTGCGGACGACCCGGTGGCGACCGGGATCCTGACGCGGGCCGCCCGGCGGATCGCGGAGGCCGCGGAGGCCGTCTGCCCCGCTGGCACCGCGGCGGAAGTCGCGCTGACGGGCGGACTGTTCCGGATGGGCGCACCGCTCCTCGGGCCGCTGCGCGCGGACTTGGAGACGCTCCTCCCCCAGGCGCGCGAAGTCCCCGCCTCGGGCGACCCGCTGACGGGTGCGGTGACCCTCGCGGCCGCCCTCGCGGCGGACGCGCTGCGGCTGCCGGAGGATCCGCTCCTGCTGCAACTCACCAGGTGA
- a CDS encoding transcriptional regulator, asnC family (Arsenical Resistance Operon Repressor and similar prokaryotic, metal regulated homodimeric repressors. ARSR subfamily of helix-turn-helix bacterial transcription regulatory proteins (winged helix topology). Includes several proteins that appear to...; cd00090;~AsnC family; pfam01037;~Transcriptional regulator, AsnC family [Streptomyces venezuelae ATCC10712];~Transcriptional regulators [Transcription]; COG1522;~identified by MetaGeneAnnotator; putative;~putative DNA binding site [nucleotide binding];~putative Zn2+ binding site [ion binding]), which produces MAVDTLDTRILRLLIEQPRTSVREYARILGVARGTVQARIDRLERDGVITATGPVLSPAALGHPVLAFVHIEVTQGHLVDVGDALAAVPEIVEAFSITGGGDLLTRVVARDAGHLEDVIQRLIQLPGVVRTRTEIALRERVAHRLLPLVEAVGRGAGPADDRAERAGEPGQPRG; this is translated from the coding sequence ATGGCGGTGGACACACTGGACACTCGCATCCTGCGCCTGCTGATCGAGCAGCCGCGGACCAGCGTCCGGGAGTACGCGCGGATCCTCGGGGTGGCGCGGGGCACGGTGCAGGCGCGGATCGACCGGCTGGAGCGGGACGGGGTGATCACGGCGACGGGGCCGGTGCTGTCCCCGGCCGCGCTGGGGCACCCGGTGCTCGCGTTCGTGCACATCGAGGTCACCCAGGGGCATCTGGTCGACGTCGGGGACGCGCTGGCGGCGGTCCCCGAGATCGTGGAGGCGTTCTCGATCACGGGCGGCGGCGATCTGCTGACCCGGGTGGTGGCGCGGGACGCGGGTCATCTGGAGGACGTGATCCAGCGGCTGATCCAGCTGCCCGGCGTGGTCCGTACGCGGACCGAGATCGCGCTCCGCGAGCGGGTGGCGCACCGGCTGCTGCCGCTGGTCGAGGCGGTGGGCCGCGGGGCCGGCCCGGCGGACGACCGGGCGGAGCGGGCGGGAGAGCCGGGGCAGCCGCGCGGGTGA
- a CDS encoding glycosyl hydrolase BNR repeat-containing protein (Glycosyl hydrolase BNR repeat-containing protein [Streptomyces fulvissimus DSM40593];~Uncharacterized protein related to plant photosystem II stability/assembly factor [General function prediction only];~UniProt-pubmed:11572948; UniProt-pubmed:16956972; UniProt-pubmed:21463507; UniProt-pubmed:18375553; UniProt-pubmed:12000953; UniProt-pubmed:20064060; UniProt-pubmed:21551298;~identified by MetaGeneAnnotator; putative) — MTDVLLTVGTRKGLFTARRQNGRWSAFDAPHFNAQAIYSIGIDTRRARPRILVGGDSAHFGPSVFHSDDLGATWTEPPSPAVGFPEDTGASVERVWQLHPAPAHSPDVVYAGTEPAALFRSADGGESFELVRPLWEHPTRDQWVPGGGGEAVHTVVTDARDPDAVTVAVSAAGVFRSRDGGASWDPANRGVSAVFLPDQYPEFGQCVHKVAQDAGDLDRLYLQNHWGVFRSDDGGTAWTSIGDELPSDFGFAVVAHPHRPDTAYVFPINADIDRVPAGRRCRVYRTSDAGATWEPLTRGLPEGDHYGTVLRDAMCADGADPAGLYFGNRNGEVYASADDGDSWQLLGEHLPDVLCVRAAVLG, encoded by the coding sequence ATGACCGACGTGCTACTGACCGTGGGAACCCGTAAGGGTCTGTTCACCGCCCGCCGGCAGAACGGCCGGTGGAGTGCGTTCGACGCACCGCATTTCAACGCCCAGGCGATCTATTCGATCGGGATCGACACCCGCCGCGCCCGCCCCCGGATCCTCGTCGGCGGCGACAGCGCGCACTTCGGTCCCTCCGTCTTCCACTCCGACGACCTGGGCGCGACCTGGACCGAACCGCCCAGTCCGGCGGTCGGATTCCCCGAGGACACCGGGGCCTCGGTGGAACGGGTGTGGCAGCTGCACCCGGCGCCCGCCCACTCCCCCGACGTCGTGTACGCGGGGACCGAGCCGGCCGCGCTCTTCCGGTCGGCGGACGGCGGCGAGTCCTTCGAGCTCGTACGCCCCCTGTGGGAACACCCCACCCGCGACCAGTGGGTGCCGGGCGGAGGCGGCGAGGCGGTGCACACCGTGGTGACCGACGCGCGCGACCCCGACGCGGTGACGGTGGCGGTGTCCGCGGCCGGTGTCTTCCGGTCCCGCGACGGCGGCGCGAGCTGGGATCCCGCCAACCGGGGGGTGTCGGCGGTCTTCCTGCCGGACCAGTACCCCGAGTTCGGGCAGTGCGTGCACAAGGTCGCGCAGGACGCCGGCGACCTGGACCGGCTCTATCTGCAGAACCACTGGGGCGTGTTCCGCAGCGACGACGGCGGCACCGCGTGGACATCCATCGGCGACGAACTCCCCTCCGACTTCGGCTTCGCCGTCGTCGCCCACCCCCACCGGCCGGACACCGCCTACGTGTTCCCCATCAACGCCGACATCGACCGGGTCCCGGCCGGCCGGCGCTGCCGCGTCTACCGGACCTCCGACGCCGGGGCCACCTGGGAGCCGCTCACCCGGGGTCTGCCGGAGGGCGACCACTACGGCACGGTGCTGCGCGACGCGATGTGCGCCGACGGGGCCGATCCGGCGGGCCTCTACTTCGGCAACCGCAACGGCGAGGTGTACGCGAGCGCCGACGACGGCGACAGCTGGCAGCTGCTCGGCGAGCACCTGCCGGACGTGCTGTGCGTACGGGCCGCGGTCCTCGGCTGA
- a CDS encoding hypothetical protein (DNA binding residues [nucleotide binding];~Helix-Turn-Helix DNA binding domain of truncated MerR-like proteins; cd04762;~TOBE domain; cl01440;~identified by MetaGeneAnnotator; putative;~substrate-binding protein [Streptomyces sp. Mg1]) — protein sequence MQSYTIGQAARLLGVSADTARRWADAGRVPTHRDESGRRLIDGRDLAAFSVEIARSAATGGAGDEEEPYTSARNAFPGIVTAVKLGDIAAQVEIQAGPHRLVSLLTREAVEELGLEVGVRATARVKSTNVHIDRA from the coding sequence ATGCAGTCCTATACCATCGGGCAGGCCGCGCGTCTGCTGGGCGTGAGCGCGGACACGGCGCGGCGCTGGGCCGACGCCGGACGGGTGCCCACCCACCGCGACGAGAGCGGCCGCCGGCTGATCGACGGCCGCGACCTCGCCGCCTTCTCCGTCGAGATCGCGCGCAGCGCCGCCACGGGCGGCGCGGGGGACGAGGAGGAGCCGTACACCTCGGCCCGCAACGCGTTCCCCGGCATCGTCACGGCGGTCAAGCTCGGTGACATCGCCGCCCAGGTCGAGATCCAGGCGGGCCCGCACCGGCTCGTCTCGCTGCTCACCCGCGAGGCGGTGGAGGAGCTGGGCCTGGAGGTCGGCGTGCGCGCGACCGCCCGGGTGAAGTCGACCAACGTACACATCGACCGCGCCTGA
- a CDS encoding hypothetical protein (Hypothetical protein XNR_0114 [Streptomyces albus J1074];~identified by MetaGeneAnnotator; putative) has protein sequence MAAPEGAPALVLAVPGTPTPAIRSLAEEVLSITRSELPGLEAVVGYLDGDDDAYPTLSTVLTNADALRTQRYEIAVAAGREVAAPEGPAAIVVPLLAGPDSALMRLVRQAVMDSGNTAELTEVLGPHPLLAEALHVRLSEAGLARADRARLFTVATAADGIILATVGGEEAVQAAGITGMLLAARLAVPVMAAALDQEGSIAAIAEQLRNAGAEQLALAPYLIGPELAEGLLDVAAKEADCAAAEPLGAYPAIGRLALSQYMATLGITPQQQGTPAR, from the coding sequence GTGGCGGCGCCCGAGGGCGCTCCCGCGCTGGTTCTCGCCGTTCCCGGCACGCCGACGCCCGCCATACGCTCGCTGGCCGAGGAGGTCCTGAGCATCACCCGCTCGGAGCTGCCCGGCCTGGAGGCCGTGGTCGGTTACCTGGACGGTGACGACGACGCGTACCCCACCCTGTCCACCGTCCTGACGAACGCGGACGCGCTGCGCACCCAGCGGTACGAGATCGCCGTGGCCGCCGGCCGCGAGGTCGCCGCCCCCGAGGGCCCGGCCGCCATCGTGGTCCCGCTGCTCGCGGGGCCCGACAGCGCGCTGATGCGCCTGGTCCGCCAGGCCGTCATGGACTCCGGCAACACCGCCGAACTGACCGAGGTGCTCGGCCCGCACCCGCTGCTCGCCGAGGCCCTGCACGTCCGGCTGTCCGAGGCCGGTCTGGCCCGCGCCGACCGCGCCCGGCTGTTCACGGTCGCCACGGCGGCCGACGGCATCATCCTGGCCACGGTCGGCGGCGAGGAGGCCGTGCAGGCCGCCGGGATCACCGGCATGCTGCTCGCGGCCCGCCTGGCGGTGCCGGTGATGGCGGCGGCGCTGGACCAGGAGGGTTCCATCGCCGCGATCGCCGAGCAGCTGCGCAACGCCGGCGCGGAGCAGCTGGCGCTCGCCCCGTACCTGATCGGTCCCGAGCTGGCCGAGGGGCTGCTCGACGTGGCCGCGAAGGAAGCGGACTGCGCGGCGGCCGAGCCGCTGGGCGCGTACCCGGCGATCGGCCGGCTGGCGCTCTCGCAGTACATGGCCACGCTGGGCATCACGCCGCAGCAGCAGGGGACGCCGGCCCGCTGA